In the Hordeum vulgare subsp. vulgare chromosome 7H, MorexV3_pseudomolecules_assembly, whole genome shotgun sequence genome, one interval contains:
- the LOC123411999 gene encoding cortical cell-delineating protein-like codes for MAPSKLAFFLALNLVLLAAVQGCGPYCPPVVPTPPIGGGSCSINTLKLGVCANVLNLLKLKIGVPANEQCCPLLGGLADLDAAVCLCTAIRANILGIKLNVPIDLTLLLNQCGKKCPANFTCPM; via the coding sequence ATGGCGCCTTCCAAGCTCGCCTTCTTCCTCGCTCTGAACCTGGTCCTCCTTGCCGCCGTGCAGGGCTGCGGTCCCTACTGCCCACCGGTCGTCCCCACCCCGCCGATCGGCGGGGGCAGCTGCTCGATCAACACGCTGAAGCTGGGCGTCTGCGCCAACGTGCTGAACCTGCTGAAGCTTAAGATTGGCGTGCCGGCGAACGAGCAGTGCTGCCCACTCCTGGGCGGGCTCGCCGACCTCGACGCCGCCGTGTGCCTCTGCACCGCCATCAGGGCCAACATCCTCGGCATCAAGCTCAATGTCCCCATCGACCTCACCCTCCTACTCAACCAGTGCGGCAAGAAGTGCCCCGCCAACTTCACCTGCCCCATGTGA
- the LOC123412000 gene encoding cortical cell-delineating protein-like, with amino-acid sequence MAPSKLALFLALNLVLLAAVQGCGPYCPPVVPTPPILPPSVPSTGGGSCSINTLKLGVCANVLNLLKLKIGVPANEQCCPLLGGLADLDAAVCLCTAIRANILGIKLNVPIDLTLLLNQCGKKCPTNFTCPI; translated from the coding sequence ATGGCGCCCTCCAAGCTCGCCCTCTTCCTCGCCCTGAACCTTGTCCTCCTTGCCGCCGTGCAGGGCTGCGGTCCCTACTGCCCACCGGTCGTCCCCACCCCGCCGATCCTTCCACCGTCCGTGCCGTCGACCGGCGGGGGCAGCTGCTCGATCAACACGTTGAAGCTGGGCGTGTGCGCCAACGTGCTGAACCTGCTGAAGCTCAAGATCGGCGTGCCGGCGAACGAGCAGTGCTGCCCACTCCTGGGCGGGCTCGCCGACCTCGACGCCGCCGTGTGCCTCTGCACCGCCATCAGGGCCAACATCCTCGGCATTAAGCTCAACGTCCCCATCGACCTGACCCTCCTCCTCAACCAGTGCGGCAAGAAGTGCCCAACCAACTTCACCTGCCCCATCTGA
- the LOC123413039 gene encoding cortical cell-delineating protein-like: MAPSKLAFFLALNLVLLAAVQGCDPYCPPVVPTPPIGGGSCSINTLKLGVCANVLNLLKLKIGVPANEQCCPLLGGLADLDAAVCLCTAIRANILGIKLNVPIDLTLLLNQCGKKCPANFTCPM; the protein is encoded by the coding sequence ATGGCGCCTTCCAAGCTCGCCTTCTTCCTCGCTCTGAATCTGGTCCTCCTTGCCGCCGTGCAGGGCTGCGATCCCTACTGCCCACCGGTCGTCCCCACCCCGCCGATCGGCGGGGGCAGCTGCTCGATCAACACGCTGAAGCTGGGCGTCTGCGCCAACGTGCTGAACCTGCTGAAGCTTAAGATTGGCGTGCCGGCGAACGAGCAGTGCTGCCCACTCCTGGGCGGGCTCGCCGACCTCGACGCCGCCGTGTGCCTCTGCACCGCCATCAGGGCCAACATCCTCGGCATCAAGCTCAATGTCCCCATCGACCTCACCCTCCTACTCAACCAGTGCGGCAAGAAGTGCCCCGCCAACTTCACCTGCCCCATGTGA